In the Arachis ipaensis cultivar K30076 chromosome B10, Araip1.1, whole genome shotgun sequence genome, one interval contains:
- the LOC107620677 gene encoding serine/threonine-protein kinase OXI1-like, translating into MDNGSNTLDFCNLKVVSALGRGAKGLVFLAKINEGQNEKQWLALKVVSKAFVRMRNSSHCKRVSFEQQILRRFNHPLLPRLRGVLETEELLGFAIDYCHGGNLHSLRRKQSEKTFPIDAIRFYAVELVLVLDYLHSIGVVYRDLKPENILIQETGHIMLVDFDLSKKLNPKSPQLLSGISSPSSDSALLVDRRKRLLPGCYCCHSGIMPLDSDSQLGTNSPARSESDSVEKSNSFVGTEDYVAPEIITGEGHNFGVDWWSLGVVLYEMSYGTTPFKGVNRKETFQRILMKQPDLSGENTPLRDLIKKLLEKHPDRRIEVHEIKCHDFFKGVNWNSVLQIARPPYIPQNDIEDKAGFSRKDVESFVRKIFFKNDNKEEKPKEVEKKKIDGANQNKVYNKNQNTVWVDKLTDNPTQNEDFLMF; encoded by the exons ATGGATAATGGTAGCAACACGTTGGACTTTTGTAATCTCAAAGTAGTATCCGCCTTGGGACGTGGTGCCAAGGGCTTGGTTTTCTTGGCGAAAATAAATGAGGGGCAAAATGAGAAGCAATGGCTGGCATTGAAGGTGGTCTCAAAAGCTTTTGTTCGGATGAGAAATAGCAGCCATTGCAAGAGGGTCTCGTTCGAACAACAAATATTGCGTCGTTTTAATCACCCTCTCTTGCCACGGTTGCGAGGGGTCTTAGAAACCGAGGAGCTGTTAGGGTTTGCCATTGACTATTGCCACGGCGGAAACTTACATTCTTTAAGAAGGAAACAATCGGAGAAGACGTTTCCTATTGATGCCATAAG GTTTTATGCTGTGGAATTGGTCCTCGTATTGGACTACTTGCATAGTATTGGAGTAGTGTACAGAGATTTGAAGCCAGAGAACATATTGATTCAAGAAACAGGTCACATAATGCTCGTGGATTTTGATCTCTCCAAGAAGTTGAACCCAAAGTCACCGCAATTGTTGAGTGGCATATCATCACCAAGTTCCGACTCAGCATTACTGGTTGACCGAAGAAAGCGATTGTTACCAGGTTGCTACTGTTGTCACTCGGGTATCATGCCTCTTGACTCAGACAGTCAACTCGGCACTAACTCACCAGCACGGAGCGAGTCCGACTCAGTGGAGAAATCCAACTCATTTGTCGGAACAGAGGATTACGTTGCACCAGAGATTATAACTGGGGAAGGACACAACTTCGGTGTTGATTGGTGGTCCCTCGGTGTTGTTTTGTACGAGATGTCGTATGGAACGACACCGTTTAAGGGCGTAAACAGAAAAGAGACATTTCAACGGATCTTGATGAAACAACCAGATCTATCAGGTGAAAACACACCGTTGAGGGACCTGATCAAGAAGTTACTTGAAAAGCATCCAGACCGTAGGATTGAGGTACATGAAATCAAGTGCCATGATTTCTTTAAGGGTGTGAACTGGAACTCAGTTTTGCAAATTGCTCGTCCACCATATATTCCTCAAAATGACATTGAGGACAAAGCAGGGTTTTCTAGAAAAGACGTAGAGTCGTTTGTTCGTAAAATATTTTTCAAGAATGACAATAAGGAAGAGAAGCCTAAAGAGGTGGAGAAAAAGAAAATTGATGGTGCAAATCAGAATAAGGTTTATAACAAAAATCAAAATACGGTGTGGGTTGACAAATTGACTGACAATCCAACTCAAAACGAAGACTTCTTAATGTTTTGA
- the LOC107620675 gene encoding uncharacterized protein LOC107620675 translates to MGSKKQVEEKDKQDQEKLKEKKEQPQSSKEDKQSIEEPLQASKKEEKPYTPSILYPQRFNRELKDQQFPKFLEVFKKLEINISLAKALEQMPLYTQFFKELINKKRSWNKKKMVILTQECSAVIQRGLPPKLKDPRSFIISCTIGNRPLDKALCDLGASINMTPLSLMKQLAIEELRPTRMSLQMADRSLKIPNRVVENLLVKVEEFIFPADFVILDIEEEGHNLIILGRPFLATARAIIDVEKGEITLRVHDEKMIINVFKPCNIP, encoded by the coding sequence ATGGGCAGCAAGAAGCAAGTAGAGGAAAAAGAcaagcaagaccaagagaaaCTCAAGGAAAAAAAGGAACAGCCACAATCTTCAAAGGAGGATAAGCAAAGTATAGAGGAGCCTCTACAAGCTTCCAAGAAAGAGGAGAAGCCATACACTCCCTCTATTctatatcctcaaaggttcaacagaGAGCTTAAAGACCAACAGTTCCCAAAGTTCCTAGAAGTTTTTAAGAAACTGGAGATCAACATTTCACTTGCTAAAGCTCTagaacaaatgcctctatatACACAATTCTTCAAAGAGCTCATCAATAAGAAAAGGAGCTGGAATAAGAAAAAAATGGTAATCTTGACCCAGGAATGCAGTGCTGTCATCCAAAGAGGTCTTCCACCAAAGCTAAAAGATCCAAGAAGCTTCATCATATCTTGCACTATAGGCAACAGACCATTGGACAAAGCCCTCTGTGatctaggagccagcatcaacaTGACGCCTCTCTCATTAATGAAGCAGCTTGCAATAGAGGAACTCAGGCCAACTagaatgtcacttcaaatggctgacaGATCGCTCAAAATACCTAatagagttgtggagaatttgtTAGTAAAAGTAGAAGAATTCATATTTCCTGCAGACTTTGTCATTTTAGACATAGAGGAAGAAGGACACAACTTAATCATTTTGGGGAGGCCCTTTCTAGCCACTGCAAGGGCTATAATTGATGTAGAGAAAGGTGAGATAACACTCAGAGTGCATGATGAAAAGATGATTATCAATGTCTTTAAGCCATGCAATATCCCATGA